In a single window of the Delftia tsuruhatensis genome:
- a CDS encoding LysR family transcriptional regulator has product MNLQQIETFVHVAETGSFSKAAVLLDTAQPALSRQVRALETELRETLLIRTGRGVTLTDAGRRLLEHGHAIMQRVALAREDLGSQRDEPVGRIVVGLPPSLARRLTLPLIDVFSKEMPKARLAVVEGFSMNIAEWLTSGRMDLGLVYTPEPHPHIEVTPVLQERLCLIGPARGLKGRASVHFDELSQFPLIMPQRGQIFRKLMEAQATLSQVKLNVVWEVSSVPAILDLVRGGYGYAALTDSAMRSHATDAELVEVPIESPHVMSALCLVQSAKKKATPLIRRTSETLRALAMQVCAPQQGGA; this is encoded by the coding sequence ATGAACCTGCAGCAGATAGAGACCTTCGTACATGTGGCCGAGACCGGCAGCTTCAGCAAGGCGGCCGTGCTGCTGGACACGGCGCAGCCCGCGCTCAGCCGCCAGGTGCGCGCGCTGGAGACCGAGCTGCGCGAGACGCTGCTGATCCGCACGGGCCGCGGCGTGACCCTGACCGACGCGGGCCGGCGCCTTCTGGAGCACGGCCACGCCATCATGCAGCGCGTGGCCCTGGCCCGGGAGGACCTGGGCAGCCAGCGTGACGAGCCTGTGGGCCGCATCGTGGTCGGCCTGCCGCCCAGCCTGGCGCGGCGCCTGACGCTGCCGCTGATCGATGTGTTCAGCAAGGAGATGCCCAAGGCTCGGCTGGCCGTGGTCGAGGGGTTCTCGATGAACATCGCCGAATGGCTGACCTCGGGCCGCATGGACCTGGGCCTGGTCTACACGCCCGAGCCGCATCCGCACATCGAGGTCACGCCGGTGCTGCAGGAGCGCCTGTGCCTGATCGGCCCGGCGCGCGGCCTCAAGGGGCGTGCCAGCGTGCACTTCGACGAGCTGTCGCAGTTCCCGCTGATCATGCCGCAGCGGGGGCAGATCTTCCGCAAGCTCATGGAAGCGCAGGCCACGCTGTCCCAGGTCAAGCTCAATGTGGTCTGGGAAGTCTCCAGCGTGCCCGCCATCCTGGACCTGGTGCGCGGCGGCTACGGCTACGCGGCCCTGACGGACAGCGCCATGCGCAGTCATGCCACCGACGCCGAGCTGGTCGAGGTGCCCATCGAGTCGCCCCATGTGATGAGCGCCCTGTGCCTGGTGCAGTCGGCCAAGAAAAAGGCCACGCCCCTGATTCGCCGCACCTCCGAGACGCTGCGCGCGCTGGCCATGCAGGTCTGCGCGCCGCAGCAGGGCGGCGCATAG
- a CDS encoding DUF6886 family protein encodes MQLFHFSEDGDIRQFIPRPVLQPARRRPGQEWLNGPLVWAIDQDHQRLYLFPRECPRIVVWPHGRSTPEDRNRWLAGLPPGMSAVAWVETAWAQRLQAAHIHRYELPAQAFESIGDAGMFVSRQAVHPLRRNTLTDLPQALARCGTQLRIVDSLAGLRGIWDSSLHASGIRLRNAAGWS; translated from the coding sequence ATGCAACTGTTCCATTTCAGTGAGGACGGGGATATCCGCCAGTTCATCCCGCGCCCCGTGCTACAGCCCGCACGACGCCGTCCAGGCCAGGAGTGGCTCAACGGCCCCCTGGTCTGGGCCATCGACCAGGACCACCAGCGCCTGTATCTGTTCCCCCGGGAATGCCCGCGCATCGTCGTGTGGCCGCACGGCCGCAGCACGCCCGAGGACCGCAACCGCTGGCTGGCCGGCCTGCCGCCCGGCATGTCCGCCGTGGCCTGGGTGGAAACCGCCTGGGCACAGCGTCTGCAGGCAGCCCATATCCACCGCTACGAGCTGCCTGCGCAGGCTTTCGAGAGCATCGGGGATGCCGGCATGTTCGTGAGCCGGCAGGCCGTGCATCCGCTGCGCCGCAATACGCTGACCGACCTGCCGCAGGCCCTGGCCCGCTGCGGCACCCAACTGCGCATCGTCGATTCGCTGGCCGGTTTGCGCGGCATCTGGGACAGTTCACTGCACGCCAGCGGCATACGCCTGCGCAATGCGGCGGGCTGGAGCTGA
- a CDS encoding GFA family protein: MNGHCLCGAVSFVSPKTREIGACHCGSCRRWGGGPMLTVHCGPDVRFGGQEQIGVYASSEWAERAFCKQCGTHLYYRLHATGEYFMPAGAFETQDFELASQIYIDKKPAYYDFANQTPTMTEAEVIAQYAPPQA; the protein is encoded by the coding sequence ATGAACGGTCATTGTCTTTGCGGCGCAGTCAGTTTTGTCTCTCCCAAGACCCGTGAGATCGGGGCGTGCCATTGCGGCAGCTGCAGGCGCTGGGGCGGTGGTCCCATGCTGACCGTGCACTGCGGCCCGGATGTGCGTTTCGGCGGGCAGGAGCAGATCGGTGTCTATGCGTCCTCCGAATGGGCCGAGCGTGCCTTCTGCAAGCAGTGCGGCACGCATCTCTATTACAGGCTGCATGCGACGGGCGAGTACTTCATGCCGGCAGGGGCCTTCGAGACCCAGGATTTCGAGCTGGCCAGCCAGATCTACATCGACAAGAAGCCCGCCTACTACGACTTCGCCAACCAGACGCCCACCATGACCGAGGCCGAGGTCATCGCCCAGTACGCGCCGCCGCAGGCATGA
- a CDS encoding DSD1 family PLP-dependent enzyme translates to MSDEVGTLAAVPAARPGDTVQAIDTPSLVLDLAPFEANLRAMQDWADRHGVALRPHAKAHKCPQIALRQLARGARGICCQKVSEAVPFVAAGVRDILISNEVVGPAKIALLARLAGHARMAVCVDDAGNLAQLSEAMSRAGVQLDVLVEIDVGQGRCGISDPGQVLALARLAQELPGLRFAGLQAYHGTVQHLRSREERQRVCREAADRAAACAQWLRGHGIACATITGGGTGSVEFDAASGVYTELQPGSYAFMDGDYGANEWGGALAFEDSLFLVSTVMSRPAPDRAILDAGLKSTSAECGPPSVLDAPGLHCVAINDEHSVVRVQPGATAAAMPGSVLRLRPSHVDPTFNLHDVLVVVRGGVVQEIWPIAARGLSR, encoded by the coding sequence ATGTCCGATGAAGTCGGCACCCTGGCCGCCGTGCCCGCCGCCCGGCCCGGCGATACCGTCCAGGCCATCGACACCCCCAGCCTGGTGCTGGACCTTGCGCCCTTCGAGGCCAATCTGCGGGCCATGCAGGACTGGGCCGACCGCCATGGCGTGGCGCTGCGTCCCCATGCCAAGGCCCACAAATGCCCGCAGATCGCCCTGCGCCAGCTGGCCCGGGGTGCGCGCGGCATCTGCTGCCAGAAGGTGAGCGAGGCCGTGCCCTTCGTGGCGGCCGGCGTGCGTGACATCCTGATCAGCAACGAGGTCGTGGGGCCAGCCAAGATCGCGCTGCTGGCCCGCCTGGCGGGCCATGCCCGCATGGCGGTGTGCGTGGACGACGCGGGTAACCTGGCCCAGCTGTCCGAGGCCATGTCGCGTGCCGGCGTGCAGCTGGATGTGCTGGTCGAGATCGATGTGGGGCAGGGGCGCTGCGGCATCTCCGACCCCGGGCAGGTGCTGGCGCTGGCGCGCCTGGCGCAGGAACTGCCGGGCCTGCGGTTCGCGGGCCTGCAGGCCTATCACGGCACGGTGCAGCATTTGCGCAGCCGCGAGGAGCGTCAGCGCGTGTGCCGTGAAGCGGCAGACAGGGCGGCGGCCTGCGCGCAATGGCTGCGCGGGCATGGCATCGCTTGCGCCACCATCACCGGCGGTGGCACGGGCAGCGTGGAGTTCGACGCCGCCAGCGGCGTCTACACCGAGCTGCAGCCAGGCTCCTATGCCTTCATGGATGGCGACTATGGCGCCAACGAGTGGGGTGGTGCGCTGGCCTTCGAGGACAGCCTCTTTCTCGTGTCCACGGTGATGAGCCGGCCCGCGCCCGACCGCGCCATCCTCGATGCGGGCCTGAAGTCCACCTCCGCCGAATGCGGGCCGCCCAGCGTGCTCGATGCTCCCGGCCTGCATTGCGTGGCCATCAACGATGAGCACAGCGTGGTCCGTGTGCAGCCCGGTGCCACCGCCGCTGCCATGCCGGGCAGCGTGCTGCGGCTGCGCCCCTCGCATGTGGACCCCACCTTCAACCTGCATGACGTGCTGGTCGTGGTGCGCGGCGGCGTGGTGCAGGAGATCTGGCCGATCGCGGCACGCGGGCTGTCGCGCTGA
- a CDS encoding TOMM system kinase/cyclase fusion protein, giving the protein MQDAITNPTQSALSRPAQARLVIPDYELLETLGSGGYGTVYRARHLRTGASVAIKVVKIQPGGRQVERFHRETQLCAALHHPHIVQLLDKGEQGDSVYGVFEYVPGETLKSLLRRQGALSASETGRLMAQVLDALDCAHAAGIVHRDLKPDNVMVTSTGALRHAMVLDFGIGTLLPQVPDPQQSQLTMGEECLGTPAYSAPEQLRGEPPGTRTDLYAWGLMFLECLTGVPAVQGASAAEIVHLQLSPQEVPLPPAIATHAIAPLLRKALKKKAAERSASAASLLGELLRVRLDDLVGTLPAAAQPHHDDLARTVATTRVFSEMRQLTVLCCSVSIWPGTDADGTTQRPPHPLDIEGIALLQREELALFADTATRRGGMLAGTLGDRMIVLFGYPHSSDTDARQAGMTARELLALSRSRSGAVAQMHGVHLGIRMGMHTGMAVVAGGETPTGHAVNVAMRLEAVADTGTLLASDTSYRLLAPHASFEKAGSVRLPGQPAGIQTYRLDEDAAPQAPSPAPVSAPPCVGREPELQRLQAAWAQACESRGQALWIRGEPGIGKSCLADMLRVHASRQGAKAVVVQCQPEHRNTALTPFLGLIRQRLEAAPSQDHRKLLHQALQAAGCDADAALPILCTWLSLPLGDCEPSRASAVMQRALLLQSAAQWLLHMAMSGPLLLVVEDVHWADPTSIELIEQLVARLSRRRVLLVLTARPQWKPPKGLPADCLDLRRLEDAQATELVRQVLAPHKVSAAVVRHVVDRTDGVPLFIQEMGRMLLDAYLVDKDGVWDFRNTQQPAAIPLTLRDSLVSRFDRIGPLKPLLQLAATIGRQFEVGLLSACAGRPRSSVEQELAALGEAGLIVPAPLSKAGTFMFRHALIRDTAYECMLVSQRRLMHREVAQALLRNYPDQLVAEPASVAQHWADAGEHAQAVPHAVQQLRITQLRSLNDETIAYARHIEDWLHQLPEAAQREARLDVNGYVTQALMNTHGWAHDQVVERIALSQDLLNDYDAHPAPHGTPGTAPGPDSVAIHKQVQHLWMLITYHHVASNRSEVRRLSQRLLGHAQQQHDTGVLVAAQTYLGLAHYSDGRFDLAEHTLTDAIGRYDPVAHAHHAADFGFDTRVWATCGRALVRWFAGFDQAAQADAAQAVRLAHEVSHIPSLSMALLYQALGHQARNDRGSALATTGELLDITARYGLPAFTGYAQIIRCWASGDCADIASADATAQLLWDMGCRYCQSYYRSFAAETLAAHQRWDEAVERLDECLRLADRLDERLHSCELHLKKARCLQAMGADAARVQASLVQAADTARAAGKYRTEYEALSMSQTLASAGPDMDARLRELAALRPELSVHLPAQVHFS; this is encoded by the coding sequence ATGCAGGATGCCATCACCAACCCCACGCAATCAGCGTTGTCCCGACCGGCGCAGGCCCGGCTGGTGATCCCGGACTATGAGTTGCTGGAAACACTGGGCTCGGGAGGCTACGGCACCGTGTACCGCGCACGGCACCTGCGCACGGGCGCATCGGTGGCCATCAAGGTCGTCAAGATCCAGCCCGGCGGCCGGCAGGTCGAGCGCTTTCACCGCGAGACCCAATTGTGCGCCGCGCTGCACCACCCCCATATCGTCCAGCTGCTGGACAAGGGCGAGCAGGGCGACAGCGTCTACGGCGTCTTCGAATATGTGCCGGGCGAGACCCTCAAGAGCCTCCTGCGCCGCCAGGGGGCGCTGAGCGCCTCGGAAACCGGCCGTCTCATGGCCCAGGTGCTGGACGCGCTCGATTGCGCGCACGCCGCGGGCATCGTGCACCGCGATCTCAAGCCCGACAACGTGATGGTGACCTCCACCGGAGCGCTGCGGCACGCCATGGTGCTGGACTTCGGCATCGGTACCCTGCTGCCGCAGGTGCCGGATCCCCAGCAGTCCCAGCTGACGATGGGCGAAGAGTGCCTTGGAACCCCGGCCTACAGCGCACCCGAGCAATTGCGCGGCGAACCGCCAGGCACCCGCACCGATCTCTACGCCTGGGGCCTGATGTTCCTCGAATGCCTCACGGGCGTGCCCGCGGTGCAGGGGGCGTCGGCGGCCGAGATCGTGCACCTTCAGCTCAGCCCCCAGGAGGTGCCGCTGCCACCGGCCATTGCCACGCATGCGATCGCTCCCCTGCTGCGCAAGGCGCTCAAGAAGAAAGCCGCGGAGCGCAGCGCATCGGCAGCCTCCCTGCTGGGAGAGCTGCTGCGCGTGCGGCTCGACGACCTCGTGGGCACCCTGCCGGCGGCGGCGCAGCCGCACCACGACGACCTGGCGCGCACCGTGGCGACGACACGCGTCTTCTCCGAAATGCGCCAGCTCACCGTGCTGTGCTGCAGTGTCTCCATCTGGCCCGGCACCGACGCCGACGGCACCACCCAACGTCCTCCGCACCCCCTGGACATCGAGGGCATCGCGCTGCTGCAGCGCGAGGAGCTCGCGCTCTTCGCGGACACCGCGACACGACGCGGCGGCATGCTGGCGGGCACGCTGGGCGATCGCATGATCGTGCTGTTCGGCTATCCGCACAGCAGCGACACCGATGCCCGCCAGGCCGGCATGACGGCCCGGGAGCTGCTGGCCCTGAGCCGCAGCCGGTCCGGTGCCGTCGCCCAGATGCACGGCGTGCACCTGGGCATCCGCATGGGAATGCACACCGGCATGGCTGTCGTGGCCGGAGGCGAGACCCCGACGGGCCACGCCGTCAATGTGGCCATGCGGCTGGAGGCCGTGGCGGACACGGGGACCTTGCTGGCCAGCGACACCAGCTACCGGCTGCTGGCCCCGCATGCCAGTTTCGAAAAAGCCGGCAGCGTGCGCCTGCCGGGGCAGCCCGCCGGCATACAGACCTACCGCCTGGACGAGGATGCCGCGCCGCAAGCGCCCTCGCCCGCGCCGGTGTCAGCACCACCGTGCGTCGGCCGCGAACCCGAGTTGCAGCGCCTGCAGGCGGCCTGGGCGCAGGCCTGCGAAAGCCGCGGGCAGGCCTTGTGGATACGCGGAGAGCCCGGCATCGGCAAGTCCTGCCTGGCCGACATGCTGCGCGTGCATGCCAGCAGACAGGGAGCGAAGGCCGTGGTCGTGCAATGCCAGCCCGAGCACCGCAATACCGCGCTCACGCCCTTCCTGGGACTGATACGCCAGCGTCTGGAGGCCGCCCCTTCTCAGGACCACCGCAAGCTGCTGCACCAGGCCCTTCAGGCCGCCGGCTGCGATGCGGATGCGGCACTGCCCATCCTGTGCACCTGGCTGTCACTGCCCCTGGGCGACTGCGAGCCCAGCCGCGCCTCCGCCGTGATGCAAAGGGCACTGCTGCTGCAGTCGGCCGCGCAATGGCTGCTGCACATGGCCATGTCCGGGCCTTTGCTGCTGGTGGTCGAGGATGTGCACTGGGCCGACCCCACCAGCATCGAACTCATCGAGCAGCTGGTGGCACGCCTGTCCCGACGGCGCGTGCTTCTGGTGCTGACCGCCCGCCCCCAGTGGAAGCCACCGAAAGGGCTTCCCGCCGACTGCCTGGACCTGCGGCGGCTGGAGGATGCACAGGCCACCGAGCTGGTACGCCAGGTGCTGGCCCCGCACAAGGTCAGCGCCGCCGTGGTCCGCCACGTGGTCGACCGTACCGACGGCGTACCGCTGTTCATCCAGGAAATGGGCCGCATGCTGCTGGACGCCTACCTGGTGGACAAGGATGGTGTCTGGGACTTCCGCAACACGCAGCAGCCCGCGGCCATTCCGCTGACGCTGCGCGACTCGCTGGTCAGCCGCTTCGACCGGATAGGACCGCTCAAGCCCCTGCTGCAGCTGGCCGCCACGATCGGCCGGCAGTTCGAGGTCGGACTGCTGAGCGCCTGCGCGGGGCGCCCGCGCAGTTCGGTCGAGCAGGAGCTGGCGGCGCTGGGTGAAGCCGGGCTCATCGTTCCCGCGCCCCTGTCCAAGGCGGGAACCTTCATGTTCCGCCACGCGCTGATCCGCGACACCGCCTATGAATGCATGCTGGTGTCGCAACGGCGGCTCATGCACCGTGAAGTCGCCCAGGCCCTGCTGCGCAACTACCCCGACCAGCTGGTGGCGGAGCCCGCCAGCGTCGCCCAGCACTGGGCGGATGCGGGCGAGCATGCGCAGGCCGTACCCCATGCGGTGCAGCAGCTGCGCATCACCCAGCTGCGCTCCCTGAACGATGAAACCATCGCCTACGCGCGCCACATCGAGGACTGGCTGCACCAGTTGCCGGAGGCGGCACAGCGCGAGGCCCGGCTGGACGTGAATGGCTATGTGACCCAGGCGCTGATGAACACGCATGGCTGGGCACATGACCAGGTGGTGGAGCGCATCGCCCTGTCGCAGGACCTGCTCAACGACTACGACGCCCACCCCGCACCGCATGGAACGCCCGGCACCGCGCCGGGCCCGGACTCCGTGGCCATCCACAAGCAGGTGCAGCACCTGTGGATGCTCATCACCTACCACCATGTGGCCAGCAACCGCTCGGAAGTGCGGCGACTGAGCCAGCGCCTGCTCGGCCATGCGCAACAGCAGCACGACACCGGCGTGCTCGTGGCGGCGCAGACCTACCTGGGCCTGGCCCACTACTCCGACGGGCGCTTCGATCTGGCCGAGCACACGCTGACCGATGCCATCGGCCGGTACGACCCCGTGGCACATGCCCACCATGCGGCCGACTTCGGATTCGACACACGCGTCTGGGCCACTTGCGGACGCGCCCTGGTGCGCTGGTTCGCGGGCTTCGACCAGGCCGCCCAGGCCGATGCCGCCCAGGCCGTGCGCCTGGCGCACGAGGTCTCGCACATTCCTTCGCTGAGCATGGCACTGCTCTACCAGGCCCTGGGCCATCAGGCACGGAATGACCGTGGCAGCGCGCTGGCCACCACCGGGGAACTGCTGGACATCACGGCACGCTACGGACTGCCCGCCTTCACGGGCTACGCGCAGATCATCCGCTGCTGGGCCTCGGGCGACTGCGCGGACATCGCCAGCGCCGATGCCACGGCGCAACTGCTGTGGGACATGGGCTGCCGCTACTGCCAAAGCTACTACCGCTCCTTTGCGGCCGAGACGCTGGCGGCCCACCAGCGCTGGGACGAAGCCGTGGAACGACTGGACGAATGCCTGCGCCTGGCCGACAGGCTCGACGAACGGCTGCACAGCTGCGAGCTGCACCTGAAGAAGGCCCGCTGCCTGCAGGCCATGGGAGCCGATGCCGCGCGGGTGCAGGCCAGCCTGGTCCAGGCCGCCGACACCGCGCGGGCGGCCGGCAAATACCGAACCGAATACGAGGCGCTGTCCATGTCCCAGACCCTGGCAAGCGCCGGGCCGGACATGGACGCGCGCCTGCGTGAACTGGCCGCGCTGCGGCCGGAACTGTCCGTGCACCTGCCTGCGCAAGTGCATTTTTCTTGA
- a CDS encoding Bug family tripartite tricarboxylate transporter substrate binding protein, which produces MTHSITRRQAGLALGALALGAMAPARAQSGAANWPAKQVRIINPFPVGGGPDGTSRLVADKLARLWNQPVIVENRPGGNGFIAIEAFKRGAADGTDIIQLDNVHLAAYPHLFKKLPYSIDKDFEVVLPLFRTFFFVCVPVNSPYKSMSDLIADAKARPGKLNYGSWSVGNPVHLGSALLESLTGTKMEHVIYKETSQLYTSVATGELAFALGSSGTAGPLMRSGKLRFLAVLAPHRLKGYEDVPTVAESGGPADAVVTGWNAFAVSRSTPPAVVEKIRQDTMKALREPDVQPKFQTFGYENYFPTPEEFKVFMVEENKRFGDVIRRAKIEL; this is translated from the coding sequence ATGACCCATAGCATCACCCGCCGCCAGGCAGGCCTGGCTCTTGGAGCCCTGGCCCTGGGCGCCATGGCGCCCGCGCGCGCGCAGTCGGGCGCAGCCAACTGGCCCGCCAAGCAGGTTCGCATCATCAACCCCTTCCCCGTGGGCGGCGGACCCGACGGTACCTCGCGCCTGGTGGCCGACAAGCTGGCACGCCTGTGGAATCAGCCCGTCATCGTGGAAAACCGCCCGGGCGGCAACGGCTTCATCGCCATCGAGGCCTTCAAGCGCGGCGCCGCCGACGGCACGGACATCATCCAGCTGGACAACGTCCACCTGGCGGCCTATCCCCACCTGTTCAAGAAACTTCCCTACAGCATCGACAAGGACTTCGAGGTGGTGCTGCCGCTGTTCCGCACCTTCTTCTTCGTGTGCGTGCCGGTCAACAGCCCGTACAAGAGCATGAGCGACCTGATCGCCGACGCCAAGGCGCGGCCCGGCAAGCTCAACTACGGCTCGTGGTCCGTGGGCAACCCCGTGCACCTGGGCTCGGCCCTGCTGGAGTCGCTGACCGGCACGAAGATGGAGCATGTCATCTACAAGGAGACCAGCCAGCTCTATACCAGCGTGGCCACGGGTGAGCTGGCCTTCGCGCTGGGCTCCTCCGGCACGGCGGGCCCGCTGATGCGCTCGGGCAAGCTGCGCTTCCTCGCCGTGCTGGCTCCCCATCGCCTCAAGGGGTACGAGGATGTGCCGACGGTGGCTGAATCGGGCGGCCCGGCGGACGCCGTGGTCACGGGATGGAATGCCTTTGCCGTGTCCCGCTCCACGCCGCCGGCCGTGGTCGAGAAGATCCGCCAGGACACCATGAAGGCTCTGCGCGAGCCCGACGTACAGCCCAAGTTCCAGACCTTCGGCTATGAGAACTACTTCCCCACGCCCGAGGAATTCAAGGTCTTCATGGTCGAGGAGAACAAGCGCTTCGGCGACGTGATCCGCCGCGCAAAGATCGAGCTGTAG